TCCGCCCTCTATTTACACGCCACGATGCACGTGCATGAGAATCTCGTCGCGACGGAAGCTGAGGAATTCCCCCGGCGTCTTCGGCCTCTGCGTTCAGCCTTCAGCCTTTGCTTTCACCTCGGGAGAAAAACGCGATTGACCGATCCCGTTGTGCCACCTGACGCTCCCAATTTCTGTACATTAACTCCTATCTGGAGTTCTCTCTAGTTTGACGCCCATCTCTGAGAATTTTTGCAAGGGAACCTATCGAGTACTATTATTCCAAACTTGGTGTACTTATTACCAGTACTCCTAGAATGTATTCGAATGTTTTGACGAAGCTATGCTTTGTCAAACCAGAGAGAGACTCCTTGACAGAATCCTAGAGAATGGATCTAACATGTTTGTGTGTCTTCTTAGGTGTGGACAAACTGTTCGTGTCACCGATCATCGGGAGAATGGTGGATTGTCCTCCGGGGTGAGCTACGACTAGTTTATTTACCGAGGGAGCCGAGGCAGTAATAGCTGAATGGCGGTCACGTTGCGCTATAAAATATTGCACCCACATCTTTGTAACTCGAGCCAGGGAACGCCGCGCGCCGGCTGAAACACGCCGAATGATTTACCTGACTTTCAGTGGATTCGTTCCGCAAGGAGGAGCCCGCGGCCGATAATTAACGTTCTTGTTTGCTTATTATCAAGCGTGTTTGCGCAAACCGATCGGCATCTGACATTTATGCGTCGCGTATCGGCGGAACCAGTCCCCGAAGAAAAtaatcgatagactgcggatctttatgcaaagttgaAATTGTTggcatcgattgtgggaaacAGTAACCATGTAGACCTCCATTTTCTTCGTTAACAATCGAATATTTTGCACTCTTcaattttgttaatatttttacgGTTTTAATCAAACAGCCGGGAACTATTTTATTTTGCCAAAAATCCTTAAAGctgaaaatttaaccattccaCTTTCAATATCTCGTGTCGAGTGTGCATGAAAGTCTGTAAGAACCGCCCTCTAGTTACCGAAACGCAAAttcgttggacagtgtaattaacaGGGGTACCGCCATCGTCAACCCCTCCTTCCGCACGATTCATTTATTGATCCGCTCAGACTACAATGTTTTCCGTCGTCAAACACTCACGACAATCCTTTTGCAGGTCCGGCGGAGCTGATAGAAAAAGGTTCGCCACGACCTACAGCTAATGGCGACAACAGGAGCAACAAGGATTCGCGAGGACTGTCCTATTGGACAGATGGATCCTCCCTTCTCAACTGGCAGTCTCTCACCTGGCTGGCTCGACCAATCGCGACCCGCCTGCGCTATCTCTCCCTGCGGACGCTCATCTTGAAGGGGACACCATCGTTTTCACCTGTCTCCGCTGCAGCCAATGATCTGCTCTCCTCCGGACACTCCCTTTTAGATTAGGTCTCTGGATACCTGAGTTTTCATCAAACATGGCTCCCTTTCCGCATAATTGGGTCAAGTTCGAGGGTGTTCAGATCATCGAATCTGCACAATTCTTTGAACGAAAAAGTATGCTCACGTTTTGTGTAAAAAGTTTTCTCGAGGAAACGACGGATTTCGCAGAACGAAATTCAGTAATCCTTtgaatttgcgaaattggaaatcGAACGTGGTTCGTCGATTTCCGTAAAACCGCGCCGTCCATCGAGTATCCGTCGCTTCGAGGGCCATCGAGCACGCAAGATTTATTTTGAGCGAGCGACGTGTCCCCCGATCGATTTCCAGAACGAAAAATAAAGTGCACGTGCTATTCCTGCGCTCTGATgcacgcacggtgttgacgcggCGCGCACGGCCAGCCGCCTCTCTTTCACCGGGGAATATTAAAGCCCGCCACTGCCGGGCCGTGTTTGCAAAACATCCAGGTTTTCGCAAACATCCACCGTTTTGCTTACCGTCCGCGCGACCAATGGCTACTTTTCATTCTTACGCGCCGGATACTCTGAATGCAGGAACCCCTTTCCGCTGCAGGAACTGGGTCGAAACCCCTTCCCTTTCGCGCTGACCGTAGAGATCTTGGGAAAACCAACATATCGAGCAAAATTATCTTCTTttcgataataatttatagaaggATGTGTTGCGTTTCctaaaatgttataagaaaaagaagaaggctACGAAAGGTTGCTTCGGTGTGGTCACAGCTTTACAATGAGAGGGATGAGAATACACTCTGAAAGTCAAGGTAAATGATCAACGTTCTCCTTACAATAGACGATAAATAATTCCGATTTATTTCCTTGTTCTGTGTTGCAATTACAGGATCGTTAGCTGCCGGATTATTCTCGGATTCTTACAATCTGAAGGAATTGGGGGCCAATCACACGTCTTGGAAATGGAACCCGCATCGTGTATACACTCAAGATCGGATAGATTATGTACATCGAGTTCTCGAGACGTCTGTAGCATATTATCTCGAGAGACGGACACAACGGTCGAACAGACCGCGCGAAACTTTGCGCGAACGGAAACGAAGAAAATTAGCAGAAATAAACGCGCAGAGACGTGCATTGTCTGTCGGCCACTGTTGGCTTCTACGTACTTAATATGTAGACATACACACTCGTCCATGAATCACGGGACATCGATGAGCTTGTTAAACGTTTCGTTATACTTCTCGCAATTCTTTACAACGATTCAGTCTTAATTTACGGTGCTTCCAATCTTTTCGTACGATCGATGTCTCAAATTTCTATGTCTACCACGAATATCGTAATTAAACAGCGAATGTGAAGTATTAAAACGATCAGAGGAATTTAATAACTTATCAGAATTGCTACAGGAAGAAATACATTCTTATTCGGCTTCTGTCTCTTGCAAATGATGCAGACGGTGACTCTGAGACGTCACTGAAGATTGCTGTACCAAACATGTCGGTATCTAAACActtactgaacatttaagtatcAGAAAAAATCAtaaggaaatattctagatcggaagaaatgtataaTTATCCGAGTTAAGTAAAAACTCTGTTCAGAGCGAACGGCGGTGTCCCCTGACTTACGGACGGCAGTGTATAATGTAGAAATATTGCCGCGCTTAGACTACAATCGCTAACAATTAACGCATAGCTGGTTCTCGTTGAACGAACGAACATTGTCCATTAAATATCGAATACTGTGTAGCAGTCGGAAACACTGAAGACAGAGGTCTATGTAGTGGCAGGGACCGCGTCACATTTCTCCTTGGTCTCTTCAGCATCGGCTTCTTCCCCGGTGTCTCTCGTGGAACTATCGGCGAATATCGAACGGACTCTCTCTTTCCCCGGAGGCTGTTCTCCGTTTAAAGTCCGTCGGTTATCGGTTGGCCTTGGATCGAGTCCTCGCGACCTGGACAGAAATCTGAGTCGCGTTCCGTTCACATGAAACACTTGGACCGCGTCTGGAACTCCATGGGAGCGAAGCCTGTCGTGGAAACCCCGGTCGTCGGGCTGGATCCCATCATTGCCGAGGACACACCGACGCCAGTCACGCCTGAGGTCGACACCGCGACGCTACCTGGCTCCTCCTTCACGTTCACCACTGGAACGAACAAACAGAAAGGTTTGTTAGTCAGGaactattaggttggagggaacgTTAtctcgtattttaaataagcaaatatttatttaattattttgtaattttgtttgtgaatcgaaaacacatgttgctggtGAGTCATTGGGAAAGAAGAATCTACAGGTTacctgaaagatggcaacaagttgttacaaataatggagatTAGATCATTCATTCAAATTCGAGttcattcaaatgttttctttaaaatacgacagaactctcTCTCCAACCTAATGTTAGGAAACTGCCGCTAATATGCAAATGgaaaaaattgtcgaaaatgTTTTACAACGTAACCGGAAGTTATCCTAAGCCGAATGTGAAttgtaagaggtattagaatgaATATAATAACTACTTTCAGGCCAATAACACCGGGCAGACATGGTCTCGGTGGAGAGGGCAGCCTCGTGTCTCCTGGCGCAGGTGGTGAAGCCACTGCCGAAGGAGCTGCCGCCCATAGCTCCTGGAGAACTCGCTGTTCCACCTGGAACATCCAGGTAATTGCCTTGAAACGCTTTGCTTGGTCGTCCAGCTTTTCGACGGGGACAAGGAGCGGGATTGGGTGCTGTCTGGAGGAGAGACTCACTTAGGGAGGTGCCAAGTtgaccgtagccgttcatcgtTGGTATCTGCATCGACTGCACCGGCTGCAATTGTGGCTGTAGCTGCGGGTAACAATAAGTTTCTATCGTTAACGAACTGCTCACGGGTGAGGCTTGTTCAGAAACTTACCGTTTGGCAATGTCCGTAGGAGAGCTGGGACTGTTGCAGGCTCCAGGCGCTGGAATGATTCGGACAAATTCAGAACAAGTCTGGTAAAGCGATGTGGCAGTAAgtagggtaaaggtaccagttatCATGCCCCACCCGGTTATCGGACACAAAACAAGCtctttagaaattaataaaagtaGCATGAagtgaagaatttaaaaaattaattaattaatctgttatcaaatagactgcggatctttatacatttatttatgaaGCTGTCAATATACATAGATAATATAATATAGATAATCGatgcttattttgcataaagatccgcaatctagttatcGCAAATTTCTTGTGTCCGATAAATAGGACCAAAACTTCGGAATAAAACTTCGTTAATGTCTCGTTTGCCTTTTAACAAGGTCGTCGagaaaaatttgacgatacAGAAGAAAGCTTGATACTCAATCGTTTGCCACAAATAAtgcaaaaaaaattacaaaatgccTTCAGATTAATAAAAGACTTTTCAAGTCGTCGCTAAATATCCGGTAACTGGTAGCTATACCCTGTACCACTGGAAAATGAACAGTGAATCAAACGTAACGCCGTACCCAGTGTCGTATCTTGTGTAGGTGGACGGTGCGTACGAAGGTGGCGAGTGACCGAACAGGCTTCTGGGTCCGAGATGGACATGCGTGGTCGAGAAGGGCTCGCCGTAGAAGGGCGGCTTGTAATAAGGAGTGTTCCTGGAGGGCCGTTTCATGCGTCTACGCCGCCTGTAGTTGCCGTTCTCGAACATATCCGAATACTGGGGGTCTGCGCAAAAAGGGTCCGGCATCGTTACTCGGTAGGGCCCACCGCGTTCCATGAACAATACATGTCCAACATGGAGGGCCATATTTATGTACCGTTTAACACATGCGCGACCAGGGCCATGTACATATTTTGTATACCACAAAGCGGCCGGCACACTTCTCATTCAATATTCAATAACTAGAATAGGACAATCCGAAAGAAATGCTGGTCGCGGACGTGTTAATTTGTGTATAGTCTTTCTAATGGGCCACTGTGAACGATCAAAGGGTCCGCGCAGGGACTGACCTACGCCCCAGAAGTTGCCCTTGCCGTCAGTGCCGCTGTCGCGGGCGATCTTGATGAAGCACTCGTTGAGGGACAGGTTGTGCCTGATGGAGTTCTGCCAGCCCTTCTTGTTCTGCTGGTAGTAGGGGAATCTGGTGGTGATGTACTCGTAGATCTGTTTCAGGGTTGCCCTTTTCTGTGGGCTCTCCTGTATCGCCATCGCGATTAGGGCCACGTAGCTGAACGGCGGTTTCTTGCTCGTGGAATCGTTGCTGCCGTTCTCGGTTCTGCTGGCGGACCCCGTGGCGTTCCCATTGGCCACGGTGGTGGGCACACCGTTGCTAGACGGTGCCGATGGGGTCGAGGGATTGCTGTTGCTGGTGCTGTGCAGGGCCCCGGTCGGCGAGGAGCCCTTCTCGTCCAGATGATGATGTGCAGAGCCGGTCGAGTGCTTCGACAAGGTCGAGGAGGGACTGTGCAGGCTATGATGGGAGTGATGATGGCTCAGGGAACCGTGATGCGACGCCAGACATCTCTCCAGGCTCACCGTGGCGTCCAGATCCTTCGCCGACGGACCCACGCAACCATTCTGCATCTCCGACACGAAGCTGCTCACTGAAATGCACGTACAAAAGCCTCTCCTGAACATACCGGACTGTACGCGCTGTGGAGGATCCTATCTACGCGACACGCAAGGTGATTCGAGTTGAACGCAAGCTCCGGGAACGTGGACAATGGCCGCTCGATCGACACCACCGCACACCAGGTTCCGAGAAATCCCGGCACCGTGAAACAATCGGATCTTTGAAAGGAATCCGGACCCCCCTGACGACCCCTCCGCAGGATACCCGAGACGCGATAAGCTCGACGTGTCCGTCGGCTTGGAGGAATCGTAGCGCAAGATGAAGTCATTCCGCAGGTTGCTCTAGGACTCCTAGATAGGAGTACGAGTCAGAAGCGAGTGGACACTCTGTTGGTGGAATCCTAACATGGCTACGTTGATTAGCAATGTGTTATTACTAGATTAATTACTACTTGTTAaggttgaaaagaaatttttatagcgttcctgtgtcttgcaattgaagaagaaaatttttattttgcataaagatccgcagtctagttgttacCTTATCtattaaccgtttgcactcgaCATGGCGACTCCGAgacgccagtaaaaattgccacaaACATTTTACATATTATCAAAGTCGTCTGTATTCTgtaaattgtgaaaagctcaactgttctATGagg
This window of the Lasioglossum baleicum chromosome 20, iyLasBale1, whole genome shotgun sequence genome carries:
- the LOC143218634 gene encoding uncharacterized protein LOC143218634 isoform X4, which encodes MNHEGLEKTRMVSHVIPVAGELQQGNGGLEVMGLCGMRDSLHALKIKEEPFQVSPPSPLPSLHQVSSFVSEMQNGCVGPSAKDLDATVSLERCLASHHGSLSHHHSHHSLHSPSSTLSKHSTGSAHHHLDEKGSSPTGALHSTSNSNPSTPSAPSSNGVPTTVANGNATGSASRTENGSNDSTSKKPPFSYVALIAMAIQESPQKRATLKQIYEYITTRFPYYQQNKKGWQNSIRHNLSLNECFIKIARDSGTDGKGNFWGVDPQYSDMFENGNYRRRRRMKRPSRNTPYYKPPFYGEPFSTTHVHLGPRSLFGHSPPSYAPSTYTRYDTGAWSLQQSQLSYGHCQTLQPQLQPVQSMQIPTMNGYGQLGTSLSGTASSPGAMGGSSFGSGFTTCARRHEAALSTETMSARCYWPEMVNVKEEPGSVAVSTSGVTGVGVSSAMMGSSPTTGVSTTGFAPMEFQTRSKCFM
- the LOC143218634 gene encoding uncharacterized protein LOC143218634 isoform X5; translation: MWTRVICKRSHPTLTVATNSPATILVSSFVSEMQNGCVGPSAKDLDATVSLERCLASHHGSLSHHHSHHSLHSPSSTLSKHSTGSAHHHLDEKGSSPTGALHSTSNSNPSTPSAPSSNGVPTTVANGNATGSASRTENGSNDSTSKKPPFSYVALIAMAIQESPQKRATLKQIYEYITTRFPYYQQNKKGWQNSIRHNLSLNECFIKIARDSGTDGKGNFWGVDPQYSDMFENGNYRRRRRMKRPSRNTPYYKPPFYGEPFSTTHVHLGPRSLFGHSPPSYAPSTYTRYDTGAWSLQQSQLSYGHCQTLQPQLQPVQSMQIPTMNGYGQLGTSLTFQGNYLDVPGGTASSPGAMGGSSFGSGFTTCARRHEAALSTETMSARCYWPEMVNVKEEPGSVAVSTSGVTGVGVSSAMMGSSPTTGVSTTGFAPMEFQTRSKCFM
- the LOC143218634 gene encoding uncharacterized protein LOC143218634 isoform X3, which gives rise to MNHEGLEKTRMVSHVIPVAGELQQGNGGLEVMGLCGMRDSLHALKIKEEPFQVSPPSPLPSLHQVSSFVSEMQNGCVGPSAKDLDATVSLERCLASHHGSLSHHHSHHSLHSPSSTLSKHSTGSAHHHLDEKGSSPTGALHSTSNSNPSTPSAPSSNGVPTTVANGNATGSASRTENGSNDSTSKKPPFSYVALIAMAIQESPQKRATLKQIYEYITTRFPYYQQNKKGWQNSIRHNLSLNECFIKIARDSGTDGKGNFWGVDPQYSDMFENGNYRRRRRMKRPSRNTPYYKPPFYGEPFSTTHVHLGPRSLFGHSPPSYAPSTYTRYDTGAWSLQQSQLSYGHCQTLQPQLQPVQSMQIPTMNGYGQLGTSLSNYLDVPGGTASSPGAMGGSSFGSGFTTCARRHEAALSTETMSARCYWPEMVNVKEEPGSVAVSTSGVTGVGVSSAMMGSSPTTGVSTTGFAPMEFQTRSKCFM
- the LOC143218634 gene encoding uncharacterized protein LOC143218634 isoform X2 yields the protein MNHEGLEKTRMVSHVIPVAGELQQGNGGLEVMGLCGMRDSLHALKIKEEPFQVSPPSPLPSLHQVSSFVSEMQNGCVGPSAKDLDATVSLERCLASHHGSLSHHHSHHSLHSPSSTLSKHSTGSAHHHLDEKGSSPTGALHSTSNSNPSTPSAPSSNGVPTTVANGNATGSASRTENGSNDSTSKKPPFSYVALIAMAIQESPQKRATLKQIYEYITTRFPYYQQNKKGWQNSIRHNLSLNECFIKIARDSGTDGKGNFWGVDPQYSDMFENGNYRRRRRMKRPSRNTPYYKPPFYGEPFSTTHVHLGPRSLFGHSPPSYAPSTYTRYDTGAWSLQQSQLSYGHCQTLQPQLQPVQSMQIPTMNGYGQLGTSLTFQGNYLDVPGGTASSPGAMGGSSFGSGFTTCARRHEAALSTETMSARCYWPEMVNVKEEPGSVAVSTSGVTGVGVSSAMMGSSPTTGVSTTGFAPMEFQTRSKCFM
- the LOC143218634 gene encoding uncharacterized protein LOC143218634 isoform X6 → MILSKQKQRLSSFVSEMQNGCVGPSAKDLDATVSLERCLASHHGSLSHHHSHHSLHSPSSTLSKHSTGSAHHHLDEKGSSPTGALHSTSNSNPSTPSAPSSNGVPTTVANGNATGSASRTENGSNDSTSKKPPFSYVALIAMAIQESPQKRATLKQIYEYITTRFPYYQQNKKGWQNSIRHNLSLNECFIKIARDSGTDGKGNFWGVDPQYSDMFENGNYRRRRRMKRPSRNTPYYKPPFYGEPFSTTHVHLGPRSLFGHSPPSYAPSTYTRYDTGAWSLQQSQLSYGHCQTLQPQLQPVQSMQIPTMNGYGQLGTSLTFQGNYLDVPGGTASSPGAMGGSSFGSGFTTCARRHEAALSTETMSARCYWPEMVNVKEEPGSVAVSTSGVTGVGVSSAMMGSSPTTGVSTTGFAPMEFQTRSKCFM
- the LOC143218634 gene encoding uncharacterized protein LOC143218634 isoform X1, whose product is MNHEGLEKTRMVSHVIPVAGELQQGNGGLEVMGLCGMRDSLHALKIKEEPFQVSPPSPLPSLHQVSSFVSEMQNGCVGPSAKDLDATVSLERCLASHHGSLSHHHSHHSLHSPSSTLSKHSTGSAHHHLDEKGSSPTGALHSTSNSNPSTPSAPSSNGVPTTVANGNATGSASRTENGSNDSTSKKPPFSYVALIAMAIQESPQKRATLKQIYEYITTRFPYYQQNKKGWQNSIRHNLSLNECFIKIARDSGTDGKGNFWGVDPQYSDMFENGNYRRRRRMKRPSRNTPYYKPPFYGEPFSTTHVHLGPRSLFGHSPPSYAPSTYTRYDTGAWSLQQSQLSYGHCQTLQPQLQPVQSMQIPTMNGYGQLGTSLSESLLQTAPNPAPCPRRKAGRPSKAFQGNYLDVPGGTASSPGAMGGSSFGSGFTTCARRHEAALSTETMSARCYWPEMVNVKEEPGSVAVSTSGVTGVGVSSAMMGSSPTTGVSTTGFAPMEFQTRSKCFM